The following is a genomic window from Spirosoma foliorum.
GGTACTTCAACCCGACAGCCGATTGAGCTACCCCGACAAGTTTCAGCAACGGGAAGTCTATTTAACAGGAAAAGCTTTTTTTGAAATTGTTAAAGATCCTACGCACCCATTTCTGGTATATACGCGCGGCATTGCGACTAAAGTATTGGGAACCAGCTTCATGGTTGATGCGCCCGCAACTGGCCAGCCCATAAAAGTAGCTGTAAAAACGGGTCGAGTGGCGGTATATGCTTTGGAGGAATCGGCATCGGTTCGGCAAAAAGCCAGTAACCCCGAGTTGGAGGGACTTGTGTTGACACCGAATCAGGGCGCTGAATACTCGGTTGAAAGCAAGCGCCTGGTTCGGATGCCGGGTAGCGTATTTACACAACCCGAAACCCAGGTGGTTGCGAAACAGTCGTTTGATTTTGATGAAACGCCTGTTTCAGAGGTATTTAGTATGCTCGAAAAAGCATACGGAGTTCACATTGTTTACGACGAAACAATGCTGGGTAAATGCTCTTTATCGGCATCGCTGGTGGGGCAGCCTTTTCATGATAAACTGGCTATTGTTTGCAAAGCACTTGAAGCTCAATATGCTATTCAGGGCAATCAGGTGACGATTACCGGTGGCCAACGTTGCCAATAATGACTATTCCTAACGCTTAACTCTTGCTAACCTATGCTTAAGATTACTCCCCTCCAGTAAAAAAGATCAGCCATGTTGACGCATAGCTGACCTCCGAATTGTCCCCCTTATTTTCTGACCTGACAAGCCGTGCCATTCACTGACAATGAATGGGTTGGGGGGATTTTGTTGAATTTTTTTGCTCACCCAACAAAACATGACAAATGTATGCAAAAACTACGCTTTGTAGATGAAAGGCTTTTAAGAATTATGCGTATAACCCTCCTCCAATGGTTTCTGGTCTGTGCACTAGCCGGAATTTCGTGGGCACGTGATGGGAAAGCCCAACAACTTCTCGACCAGAAGATTACACTTTCGGTAGAGAGTCAGAATGTGAAAAAAGTACTGCATCAGATTGAAAAACAGGTTGATGCCCGTTTCGTTTTTAGCTCACAAATTATTCAGTCAGATCGCAAAATATCGGTTAAAAGCCAATCAGAACCGCTTTCTCAGGTATTGATTAAGTTGCTAAAACCACTCCAGCTCGTGTATGAAGTGAGTGGCAATATGATTATTATCCGACCCGATCGGCCCGCTAAATCCGTTCCCATCGAGGTTGATCAGGCCGCTATCGTGGCGCCAATCGAACAGGTTGCGCGATCTATATCCGGTACGGTGAGTGATCAGACCGGCGTAACGCTTCCCGGTGTAAACGTCGTGATCAAAGGCACACAAAAAGGTACCACGACCGACGCACAGGGGCAGTTTAAACTGGAACTTCCCGATACAGAAACTACGCTGGTTTTCAGCTCGGTTGGGTATCTGCCTAAAGAAGTGATTGTTGGCAATGAAACGATTCTGACCATAACGCTAACTGCCGATACAAAAGCACTGGGCGAGGTTGTGGTGGTGGGCTACGGAACGCAGAAACGCGCCGATGTAACAGCGGCCATTGCCTCCGTTCCGATGGGCGAAATTAGAGATATGCCCGTATCGAACGTAGCGACGGCCTTGCAAGGGAAAATTCCGGGGGTTGTGATTCAACAAACTAGTGGTGCGCCGGGTAGCACGCCCGCCATTAAAGTGAGAGGATTCGGTTCGATTAGCGCCGGTACGTCACCGCTGGTGGTTGTCGACGGAAATATTGTGGGGTCGGGCGTATTTGGCTTGTTGAGTAGCGTTGATATCGAGAGCATCGATGTGCTGAAAGATGCATCTTCAACAGCTATTTATGGGTCGAAGGGTTCCAATGGCGTTTTGCTGGTCACGACCAAACGCGGAAAGCCGGGGCGGATGAACGTGAATCTGGATGTATATACGGGCTTTCAGGAAATCACGAAAAAGATAGATCTCCTGAACTCGCAGCAGTACGCCGAATTTGCCAAAGAAGCATCGAATACCGCTTATCTGGACAATGTGCCGGGAGCCAGCGCATCTGACCCAAACAGCGTTCGACCAGCGAGTTACCTTCGCTATCGGTATCCACGCGGTGACTTGTTCGACTGGTTCAATTATGATGATCCGACCAAAGTGGCGAACCTGTCCTATACCGATTTTCAGAGCCTGATTTTCCGACGAGCCAAGATGAGCAGTTATCAACTTTCCGTTTCGGGTGGTAACGAAAAGGCGCGTTATCTGATTAGTGGGAGTTATCTGAAACAGGACGGTATCATTCTGAAATCATCGCTGGATCGGTATATTTTTCGGGCTAATGTTGAGGTAAACCTGTTGCCGAAGTTAAAAGTTGGGATGAATCTGAACCCGTCTTTCAAGAATGTGCAGGAGGTTACGGCTGAAAACCAGTGGTTTAATCAGGGAATTATTACAGCAGCTTTGGCGGCTGTCCCGATGGCACCTGTTTACGCAGCCGATGGGTCTTATTCATCACAACTAGCGCTGGCGGCTCCTTATAATTTACCTGGCGTTACGAATCCGCTGGCCAATATCACAGAATACAACAGCCCGTATCTGTCGGGAAATTTGCTTGGAAATATCTATGCGGACTATGGCTTCCTGAGAAACTTCAATTACCGGGCATCGGCCAATGTGAATTTCAGTGATAACCGACGCAATACGTACCGAAGTTCTAGAATGCCGCTGAGCAATCTGCTACCCCCTACAACGGCGATGGGAACGGTTTATTCAGACCAGAATATGAGTTGGCTCTTCAATCAGGTTGTTGGCTATACCAAAAACATCAATTCAGCGCACAATATCGAGGCTTTGATTGGGATGGAAGCCACATCGACCAAGTTTCAGTCGAGCAGTGCGTCGGGAAGTTCGTATGCCAACGACGTTGTTGAAACGTTGAATGCCAGCGCCAGCGGTTCGACAACAACAGCCTGGTCGTTCAAAACAGCGAATGCCTCAGTCTCTTATTTTGCGCGAGCCAACTACAGTTACAAGAGTAAGTATTTGGTAAATCTGTCGGTTCGCCGGGATGGGTCATCCGTTTTCGGGCCCGATAATCGTTGGGGTACGTTTCCTGCGGGTTCGTTGGGCTGGCGGGTGAGCGAGGAGTCGTTCATGAAAAACGTACGGGCCATTTCCGAAACCAAACTTCGGGTTAGTTATGGTTTGTCTGGAAACAATGCCTTCTCGGATAACTATCCTTACGTAGCGCAGTTGCGAACTGATAACTACAGTTTTAACAACAACCTAGTCAATGGGTTAGCGCCGTCGTCGCTCGGGAATTCGAAGTTGGGTTGGGAGAAAAATCAGCAGTTCGATGCGGGTATCGACCTCGGTCTGATCAATAATCGTATCTACCTGAGTGTCGATTATTACCACCGGATCACTAAAGACCTGCTGTTGTCGGTTAACGTGCCTTCGCTCACGGGCTTCACGTCGGCGTATAAGAACATCGGGAAGATGGAGAATAAAGGGATGGAGTTTGCTCTCAATACTCGCAACATGACCAAAGGGTTCATCTGGAATACGACAATTAACCTATCGTACAACCGAAACAAAGTGCTGGAACTCGGCCCTACCGGTGACCCTATCCGTACCGCTAGTGGCAGCCTTGCGGATTTGACCATTACCCAAATTGGGGCACCCATCGGTAGTTTCTACGGCTATAAACAGCTCGGCATTTTTCAGAATCAGGCCGATTTAGATGCGAATCCGCACGATGTTACGTCTCGGCCGGGCGATGTGAAATATGCTGACATTGATGGTGATGGTAAAATCACGGCAAACGACCGGACGATTTTGGGGAATAACCAGCCCGATTTTATTTACGGCATCACCAACTCGTTTAGCTATAAAGGATTTGATCTGAACGTTTCCATTCAGGGTACACAAGGCGGTAAAATTCTTAACATAGGTCGCCGGTATTACGACAATATGGAAGGGAATCAGAACCAGTTGACAACGGCGCTGCGTCGCTGGCGCTCAGCCAGTGATCCGGGCGATGGCATTACCCCACGTGCTAATGAGCGTACTAGCGGAAACAACAACGCCGTATCGTCAAGATGGGTAGAAGACGCCAGTTATGTGCGAATTCAGAATGTCAATCTAGGGTATCGACTGCCAACCAAGCTGTTGAACAAGATCAAGATTCAGCAACTGCGTGTGTATGTATCGGCCCAGAATCTCTATACCTGGACAAAATACCTGAACTATAATCCTGAAGTAAGTAACTACGAAAGTCCTTTATCGGCAGGTATCGATTACGGTGCCTACCCACTCGCCAGAACTTACACGTTTGGAATAAACGTGGGATTTTGAGGAAATGGAAAATGTATAACGGACAATGAATAATGAGTAATGGAATGCACCATAAGTTCCAATGAATCAGCAGTTTTTGTGGGATATCTTTCTCTGCTTATCTGTCATTATTAATTCTCCATTTTTCATTATCCATTCAATCACCTAACCGTTTTAATCAGTTTCAACAATGAAGATATATAGAATCCTTGCGCCTGTGCTGATGCTGGTTTTGATCAGTTCGTGCAGCCAGCAATACCTGGACCTAAAACCAATATCGAATGCCACCAGTGATAATTTCTACAAAACGGCTGACGATATTAAAAATGCCCTCAGCGGAAGTTATGCCGCCTTACAAGCCGATGGAATTGCGGGTAATAGCTACGTATTCGGCGATATCGCGTCGGATAATACAATTCCGGTAGCCTCCGGTTCCATCACCGACCAGGACGAGTTTGATCGCTTTTACATCAAAACAACCAATCCCTACATTTCGGGTCGCTGGAATGACTGTTACTCCGCTATTGCTCGTTTTAATACCATTCTGGATAAAATTGATGGTATTACGATGGATGCTGCCGTCAAGAGCCGCTACATCGGGGAAGTGAAATTTTTGCGGGGCTGGATTTATTTTATTCTGGTGCAGACCTACGGCGATGTGCCGCTGGTGACCAAGTCGATTAATAACCCGGATGATGGATACGCGTATAGCCGTAACCCTAAAACGGAAGTGTATACCCAGATTGAAAAGGATTTGTCGGAAGCGGAAGCTGCCTTGCCCGCTACGTATACAGGCGTCGATGTAGGTCGGGCAACGAAGGGGGCGGCTAAATCTATGCTGGGTAAAGTTTACCTGACGCAGAAGAAATACGCGCAGGCAGTGGCCAAACTGAAAGAGGTGATCGACCTGAATGTGTACGCTATTTTACCCAACTATGCCGACGTGTTTAAGGTGAGCAACAAAAACCACAAAGAGTCGGTGTTTGATGTGCAGTACAAATCGGGTGGAGCCGCTGAAGGAAACCCCTGGCCGAACTTGTTTGCCCCGCAAAGCTCTGGTAACTCGGTTATTGCGTTTAGTGGTGGGGGCAATAATCAACCCACTGAAGACCTCTACAAAGCTTACGAAACCGGCGATGTCCGTAGAGATATTTCGATGGCCATCTCGTACGTTAATGCCAGCGGCCAGGTTGTTCCGGCGAATTTTGTCAAGAAGTACTACGATACGCCCGCAACGAATAATGATAACGGAAACAACATCCCAATTATCCGGTATGCCGATGTGTTGCTGATGTATGCCGAGAGTGTAAATGAAGTTGGGTATCAGGCTAGTGGCGAAGCGTTTACCTACTTGAATCAGATTCGCACTCGGGCCGGGCTGAAAGCGAAAACAGCTACCGATACGCCTGATCAGGCATCATTCCGGTTGGCTATAGAGCAGGAGCGCCGGGTCGAGCTGGCGTTTGAATGCCACCGTTGGTATGATCTTGTGCGTACAGGCCGGGCCATTCCCGTCCTGAATGGCAAAAAAGATCAGATTCGGTTAGTCAACGCATTGACAGAGAATAATTTGGTCTTTCCAGTTCCTCAGGCGCAGATTGATGTCAACAAAGACAAGATCAAGCAAAATCCAGGGTATTAGATAATGAGTGCTAATGCCTTTTATGACTGTATTTGACGTGGTGTCAGACGGTCGGCCGCAGCCGTTCTTCAACCTGACACCACGAGGATTCTCAAAACCGAACGCCAGACACAATAGGTTTTGAGAAACCTTACTATGTCGGATTTGAGAATCCGACACCACGCTAAGAAAACGGCCCTTTTTTTATAGTAGCCAAACGTAATTAAGAAGCAAATGAACAGACGGGAAGCCGTAGCAAGAGTGGCCTGGTTGATGGGAGGGACCCTGTCGACGCCAACACTAATGGCCATGAGCCAGTGGGGACAAACTGCTGACAAGCAATCGAGTGGGCTTTCTAAAGCCGATTCGCTTCTGGATGATAGCCAGCGCGAAATTGTAGCTCGCGTTTCCGACATCATCATTCCCCGAACCGACACACCGGGCGCGATTGATGCAGGTGTTCCCGCATTTATGGATGTGATGCTCCGTGACTGCTACAAAAAGCCTGCGCAAGATGCCTTCGTAGCGGGTGTGCGTAATCTGGAAAGCAAAAACTTCCTGGCGCTTAAACCCGATCAGCAGACAGAGATTCTGAAGCAGGTTGAAGCCAGCGCTACGCCCAGTGCTACCAGTCCGTCGTTCTGGCAGATTGTTAAAGAGGTTACGTTGCTAGGTTACTTTACCTCAGAAGCAGGCATCAAAGCCTCGTTCGATTATCAGCCGATTCCCGGCCGGTTCGAGGTTATTAAGATCAAACCCGGCCAGAAAGATTTTATGTACGGAAATCAGGTGTGAAGCAGGTTGGAGAATGTGATGTCGGGTACTTATACCCGACAACTGAGGTTTCTTAAAACCTCGTGTAGCTCTCTTTAAAGGTTTTGAGAAACCTTGCTGTGTCAGGTTGAAGAACCTGACACCACTAGTATTCAATTTCTAATTCAATCATTGTAAAATATGAATCTGAACATAAAATCGGAAAAGGCACAAACCTACGACGCCATAGTTGTCGGCTCAGGCATGACAGGTGGGATGGCTGCTAAAGAACTGACCGAACGAGGGTTAAAAGTATTAATGCTCGAACGGGGCTATGAAGTTAAACACGTTGAAGATTACAAAACCGCCATGAAAGACCCCTGGGAGTTTGAGCACCGGGGTAAAATAACCAACGTGGCGGCCGAAGAACATTATGCCAGCATGTACTTCTCGGCCAAAGAAGGCACGCAATATTTATACACCAACGACAAAGAGAATCCGTACATCCAGAAACGGCCGTTTAACTGGATTCGGGCCTATCATACCGGTGGAAAGTCATTGTTATGGGGCAAGCAATCCTATCGTTGGAATCGGGAGGATTTCCTTGCCAATGCCAAACAGGGACTTGGCGTCGAATGGCCGATTGGTTACGACGACCTCGTTCCCTGGTACAATCATGTCGAAAAGTTTGTCGGCGTTAGCGGTCAGGCAGAAGGGCTGGATGTTTTGCCAGATGGACAGTTTTTGCCACCGATGGCCATGACGGCTCCTGAGCAACACCTGAAAAAATCGGTGATGCAAAAGTTGAATCGGACCATCACGATTGGCCGTGTCGCGCACCTCACCAAGCCGCAACCCTGGCACACGGCTTTAGGCCGGGCCTCTTGCCAGTTTCGGAATCGCTGTTCGCGCGGATGTCCGTTTGGTGCCTATTTCAGTTCGTTGGCGGCTACCATCCCGGCGGCTCGCCAAACCAACCGTCTGACGGTTGTGCATAACGCCATAGTGAAAGAGATTTTGCTGGATAGCCAGGGCCAGAAGGCAAAAGGCGTTCGGGTGATTGACCAGAACACAATGGAGGTTCGGGAGTTTTATGCCAAAGTCATTTTCCTGAACGCAGGCACGATTGGCTCCACGTCGATTCTGATGAACTCTAAATCGTCACGTTTCCCAACCGGACTAGGCAACGATAGCGATCAACTAGGTCGGAATCTGATGGACCATCACCTCAGCGTAGGCGCACGGGCCGACATCGAAGGCTTTGAAAACGACTATTATTTTGGTGCTCGTCCCAATGCTCTGTACATCCCACGTTTCCGAAACTGGGGCAATGATAAGCGCGGCTACCTGCGTGGCTTTGGTTATCAGGGTGGAGCCTCTCGCGCCGACTGGGCACGGGGTGGTACCGAAACAGGTTTTGGCGCTGATTTTAAAGCGAAAATGACACAACCCGGTCCCTGGAAAATCAACCTGAGTGGCTTCGGTGAAGTGCTTCCCGATCCGAATAACCGCTTCTACCTGAGCGACACCCAAACCGATAAATGGGGCTTGCCAGTTGTGGTGTTCGATGCGGATTTCGGTGAAAACGAACGTGCCATGCGCAAAGACATCATGAACGACGGCGCTGAAATGCTCGAAGCAGCTGGTTTCAAAAACGTAGTGCCTTACGACAACGCCGTGGCGCACATGGGCCTTGGAATTCACGAAATGGGTACGGCGCGTATGGGAAAAGATCCGAAAACATCGGTACTCAACAAATTCAATCAGGTTCACGCCTGCAAAAACGTATTCGTGACCGATGGCTCTGCCATGACCTCAGCCTCGAACGTAAATCCGTCGATTACCTATATGGCACTTACCGCTCGGGCCGCCAAGTATGCTGTTGATCAGTTGAAAGCGCGGAGTCTTTGATAAGAGATTATACAATGGCGTGATGTCAGGTTCTGAACCTGACAAATGAGGTTTCTTAAAACCTCTTTCTAAGCCTATTAATTAGGTTTTGAGAAACCTTGCTGGTGTCGGGTTCTAAACCCGACACCACTTGTAAGCTATTCCAGATGCAACGACAATACACTATTTTCTGGCTATTTATACTGATCGGTCAGTCGGCCTTCGCGCAGTTAACAAGCGGGAAACCCCAGCTTGTTATTGCGTTCGATACGGCCAGTAAGCCAATTCAATTTGGGGTAAGTCGTTTAGAGAGAGCACTTCAGAAAGTTGGGCAAGCGCTTAAAAAAGAGCCGATTAGGTCGAATACACAATCAACGGGTATCCTTGTTTCGGTTCAACCCGCTCAAGGTGAACAGTTTATTCGGGAAGAGGGCTATCGGATTAGTTATCAGAATAATAGCCTGCTGATTACGGCGGTTAATGATGCCGGGGCGATGTATGGCGTGCTGGACATAGCGGAGCAGATTCAGATGGGGAAAAGTTGGAAAACGCTGACACCTAAGGCCGTAAATCCACACTTTACTGTTCGGGCGCTGAAAGTCAATTTGCCCTGGTCATCGTATCGGTCGGGTCCGGCAATGGAGGTGCATAGGGAGATATGTCGTGACCTTGCCTACTGGCAGCGATTGTTGGATCAGATGGCCGAAAATCGGTTTAACGTCCTGTCCCTCTGGAATGTCCATCCGTTCTCCTTTATGGTCAAGCCGACGAATTTCCCGGAAGCGAACAGTTTCTCAGCTAGCGAAATGGCTGACTGGAAACACTTCTGGACAACCCTGTTTCGGATGGCGAAAGAGCGGGGTATCGAGCCGTATATTGTAAACTGGAACATTGCTGTATCGCCTGAGTTTGCAAAGGCGTATAATGTGAAGGAACGAAACGATACATCGGCAGTTGTGAAACGGTACACCCGCGAAGTGGTTACGCAGGTTATTAACGAGTATCCAGATTTGGCGGGCATCGGTATTACGTTGGCCGACTGGATGAGCAATTTCAGCGGGACGAATTCGGCATTACCGGAGATGACGCCCAAAGATCGTGAGGATTGGTTGGAGGAAACCATCATAACGGGTATTAAAGCAGCTAAACGCCCTGTGAAGCTCATTCACCGTTCGGTGCTCTCCGCCGATCCGGGCGAAATGCGACGCGTGATTAACGACGCTCAACTGCCCGATACAACGCTGGTCGAGATAAAATTCAACTGGTCGCACGGGCACTCGACACCCACATTGGCCTTAACGCATGACTCCCATTCAGGCAAGCGTGACGATGGCTACTGGAATCCACTGCCATCGAATTACCGTGTTCAGTGGATGATTCGGAACGAGGTTTTTTTCATTCTTCGCTGGGGACAGCCCGATTTCATTCGTCGGCACATCGCGCAGAATACGGCCCCTTATGTCAATGGCTATTTTGTTGGTTCTGAGGGATATATTCCAGCGAAAGACTATTCGCATGTGAAAAGCGATCATCAGACCTGGGACTATGCCTTTGAGAAACAATGGCTTTTTTACCAACTCTGGGGTCGATTGCTTTACGATCCAACCACACCTGACGCCGTGTTTGAAGATTCCTTCGCGAATCGCTATGGACTGAAATCGGGAAAACCGATGCTCGAAGCCTATTCGGCAGCTAGTCAAATGCCATTGCGTCTTGCTTCATTCTACGGCTCAACCTGGGATTACACCTTGTATTCCGAAGGTTTTCTAGCGCCCTTTTCGGCGAGCAAAGGTTTTCAGGATAATGTGTCGAGTTTTATTTCGATCAACGAACTAATCGACCATTCGACCTTAGAGCCGACTTATCTGTCGATCAAAGAATATGTGAACCAGACTTTGGCAAAGAAGGGGATTCCAAAGGCCAAACTTAGTCCATTAAAACTGGCTGATTTACTGGATGCCGATAGCAAAACGGTGCTTCAACGGCTAGAGCAAGTACGTTCGGGCGCTTCACCCACCCTAACCTGCGAACTGGCTGATCTGGAAACCTGGGCTTATTTGAGTCGCTATTTTGCGGATAAACTGCGCGCGGCTGTATCGCTTCAAACCTACCGACTTACCAAGGATAAAACGCATCAACAGAAGGCAATCACTTACCTGAATCAATGCGTAACTCACTGGCGGAAGGTCAGCGAAATAACGGGCAGTCATTATCATGAAGTGCCTTATACTGAAGGCTATATCTCGAAAGAGACTGCCTATAAAGATTCCCAACGCTTCTTGTGGAGTAACTATTTGCCGCAAGTAGAGCACGACATTGCCCTCGCGCAAGAAGATTAACTATATCCTTCCTTAACTATGGAACGAAGAGATTTTATTAAAACCACTGGTATACTAGGAAGCGCTTATGCCCTGTCTGGACCGTCTGCTCTGGCGAATTCGTCGACCAATGTACTAGCTCCGACTGACGGCTTTTGGCTCGATGGCCCGATGCGATGGGCGCAGCTTGCTTTTGTTGAACGAGACCCCGGTCATTATGACCCCGATTTCTGGCTCAACTATTTTAAACGGATTCATGCCGATGGGGCACTGCTGAGTGCGGGTGGTATTGTCGCCTTTTATCCGACTAAAATTCCGCTACATCATCGCAGCGATTTCATGGGCAATTCCGATACGTTGGGATATCTGGTAGAAGGCTGCAAAAAACAGGGCATGAAAATCATGCTTCGCACCGATCCGCATGCTGCCCGGCAGGACGTTTACGACGCACACCCCGACTGGATTGCGGTAACCGTTGATGGAAAACCGCGCCGTCACTGGGCCAACCCGGAGTTATGGGTCACCTGCGCACTTGGGCCTTACAACTTTGATTTCATGACGCAGGTGAATCAGGAAATCATGGAGAAATTTCAGCCCGAAGGAATTTTCTCGAATCGCTGGCATGGTCATGATATCTGCTATTGTGAGCATTGTACGAGTAACTTCAAAAAAGCATCCGGCCTTGAATTGCCCAAAACGGCGGATAAACTCGACCCAACTTACCGCAAATGGGCCGACTGGCGAATGAAACGCCTACGGGAAGTCTGGGCGGTTTGGGATGCGGGTATCCGCAAACAAAAACCGACAGCGCGCTTCATTCCCAATGGCTTCCCCGATAAAGTAATGACCGGCAAAGAAGCCGATCTGTTCTTCGCCGATCAGCAGGCACGACGTGGCCTTACGGCTCCCTGGGCAAATGGAAAAGGGGCTAAGGAACTGCGCTCTACGCTGGGAATGAAGCCATTGATCGGGATATTTAGTATTGGGATTGAAGAAGAGTTCAGATGGAAAGATTCGGTGCAGAGCGACGCCGAAATTCGAATTTGGGCAGCCGAAGGTACAGCCAATGGTATGCGTCCCTGTTTTGTGAAGTTTGGGGGCGACATCTACGACAAGCGCTGGATGGAGGCTGTAGCCAAGCTCTATGAAGGTTATTATAAAAACGAAAAATACCTTCGTAACACGGCGTCGATGTCACGCGTTGGCGTCGTCTATTCGGAACAAACCGACCGTAATTACGGTGGCAAACCCTGGCAGCAAAAAAGCAGCGATCATCTGGACGGCATGTATCATGCCTTGGTAGAGAGCCGCATTCCGTTCGATATGGTCAATGATCGGCTACTGACGCCCGATGCGCTAAAACGGTTCAAGTTGCTGATTTTGCCTAACATTGCAGCTCTCTCTGACGCGCAATGCAAACAGATTCAAGCGTTTGTAGACAATGGCGGCAGCATTGTGTCGACTTTCGAGACGTCGTTATATGATGAAGAAGGCAAGCAACGATCTGATTTCGGGCTGGCGAGTCTGTTCGGTGTGTCGTACGATCAGAAAGTAGAGGGGCCAATGCGAAACAGTTATTTGCAGTTACGCAACGATGCCAAAAACAGCCAGACGCAATTGATTCTGAAAGGGTTGGACGATACCCCGCGTATTATCAATTCGATTTATAAGGTCAATGTAAAACCAACGACCACGTTCCCAAGTCCGATCACACT
Proteins encoded in this region:
- a CDS encoding TonB-dependent receptor → MRITLLQWFLVCALAGISWARDGKAQQLLDQKITLSVESQNVKKVLHQIEKQVDARFVFSSQIIQSDRKISVKSQSEPLSQVLIKLLKPLQLVYEVSGNMIIIRPDRPAKSVPIEVDQAAIVAPIEQVARSISGTVSDQTGVTLPGVNVVIKGTQKGTTTDAQGQFKLELPDTETTLVFSSVGYLPKEVIVGNETILTITLTADTKALGEVVVVGYGTQKRADVTAAIASVPMGEIRDMPVSNVATALQGKIPGVVIQQTSGAPGSTPAIKVRGFGSISAGTSPLVVVDGNIVGSGVFGLLSSVDIESIDVLKDASSTAIYGSKGSNGVLLVTTKRGKPGRMNVNLDVYTGFQEITKKIDLLNSQQYAEFAKEASNTAYLDNVPGASASDPNSVRPASYLRYRYPRGDLFDWFNYDDPTKVANLSYTDFQSLIFRRAKMSSYQLSVSGGNEKARYLISGSYLKQDGIILKSSLDRYIFRANVEVNLLPKLKVGMNLNPSFKNVQEVTAENQWFNQGIITAALAAVPMAPVYAADGSYSSQLALAAPYNLPGVTNPLANITEYNSPYLSGNLLGNIYADYGFLRNFNYRASANVNFSDNRRNTYRSSRMPLSNLLPPTTAMGTVYSDQNMSWLFNQVVGYTKNINSAHNIEALIGMEATSTKFQSSSASGSSYANDVVETLNASASGSTTTAWSFKTANASVSYFARANYSYKSKYLVNLSVRRDGSSVFGPDNRWGTFPAGSLGWRVSEESFMKNVRAISETKLRVSYGLSGNNAFSDNYPYVAQLRTDNYSFNNNLVNGLAPSSLGNSKLGWEKNQQFDAGIDLGLINNRIYLSVDYYHRITKDLLLSVNVPSLTGFTSAYKNIGKMENKGMEFALNTRNMTKGFIWNTTINLSYNRNKVLELGPTGDPIRTASGSLADLTITQIGAPIGSFYGYKQLGIFQNQADLDANPHDVTSRPGDVKYADIDGDGKITANDRTILGNNQPDFIYGITNSFSYKGFDLNVSIQGTQGGKILNIGRRYYDNMEGNQNQLTTALRRWRSASDPGDGITPRANERTSGNNNAVSSRWVEDASYVRIQNVNLGYRLPTKLLNKIKIQQLRVYVSAQNLYTWTKYLNYNPEVSNYESPLSAGIDYGAYPLARTYTFGINVGF
- a CDS encoding FecR family protein gives rise to the protein MKQALYELTDFLEDPDFIRWVKHPDTTQDAYWQQFLDAHPEKKLVVEMARQYVLIFAEQTGQHQPTAAQSELMRQYIQKHVQAEKGEVIATPFTRTVGTNWNWLRMAASIALVISIGLGAYWYSQTQGVPPESYQQFKKANSVGTTLKETRNDTDKPLTVLLSDGSSVVLQPDSRLSYPDKFQQREVYLTGKAFFEIVKDPTHPFLVYTRGIATKVLGTSFMVDAPATGQPIKVAVKTGRVAVYALEESASVRQKASNPELEGLVLTPNQGAEYSVESKRLVRMPGSVFTQPETQVVAKQSFDFDETPVSEVFSMLEKAYGVHIVYDETMLGKCSLSASLVGQPFHDKLAIVCKALEAQYAIQGNQVTITGGQRCQ
- a CDS encoding GMC oxidoreductase → MNLNIKSEKAQTYDAIVVGSGMTGGMAAKELTERGLKVLMLERGYEVKHVEDYKTAMKDPWEFEHRGKITNVAAEEHYASMYFSAKEGTQYLYTNDKENPYIQKRPFNWIRAYHTGGKSLLWGKQSYRWNREDFLANAKQGLGVEWPIGYDDLVPWYNHVEKFVGVSGQAEGLDVLPDGQFLPPMAMTAPEQHLKKSVMQKLNRTITIGRVAHLTKPQPWHTALGRASCQFRNRCSRGCPFGAYFSSLAATIPAARQTNRLTVVHNAIVKEILLDSQGQKAKGVRVIDQNTMEVREFYAKVIFLNAGTIGSTSILMNSKSSRFPTGLGNDSDQLGRNLMDHHLSVGARADIEGFENDYYFGARPNALYIPRFRNWGNDKRGYLRGFGYQGGASRADWARGGTETGFGADFKAKMTQPGPWKINLSGFGEVLPDPNNRFYLSDTQTDKWGLPVVVFDADFGENERAMRKDIMNDGAEMLEAAGFKNVVPYDNAVAHMGLGIHEMGTARMGKDPKTSVLNKFNQVHACKNVFVTDGSAMTSASNVNPSITYMALTARAAKYAVDQLKARSL
- a CDS encoding RagB/SusD family nutrient uptake outer membrane protein, with amino-acid sequence MKIYRILAPVLMLVLISSCSQQYLDLKPISNATSDNFYKTADDIKNALSGSYAALQADGIAGNSYVFGDIASDNTIPVASGSITDQDEFDRFYIKTTNPYISGRWNDCYSAIARFNTILDKIDGITMDAAVKSRYIGEVKFLRGWIYFILVQTYGDVPLVTKSINNPDDGYAYSRNPKTEVYTQIEKDLSEAEAALPATYTGVDVGRATKGAAKSMLGKVYLTQKKYAQAVAKLKEVIDLNVYAILPNYADVFKVSNKNHKESVFDVQYKSGGAAEGNPWPNLFAPQSSGNSVIAFSGGGNNQPTEDLYKAYETGDVRRDISMAISYVNASGQVVPANFVKKYYDTPATNNDNGNNIPIIRYADVLLMYAESVNEVGYQASGEAFTYLNQIRTRAGLKAKTATDTPDQASFRLAIEQERRVELAFECHRWYDLVRTGRAIPVLNGKKDQIRLVNALTENNLVFPVPQAQIDVNKDKIKQNPGY
- a CDS encoding gluconate 2-dehydrogenase subunit 3 family protein — its product is MNRREAVARVAWLMGGTLSTPTLMAMSQWGQTADKQSSGLSKADSLLDDSQREIVARVSDIIIPRTDTPGAIDAGVPAFMDVMLRDCYKKPAQDAFVAGVRNLESKNFLALKPDQQTEILKQVEASATPSATSPSFWQIVKEVTLLGYFTSEAGIKASFDYQPIPGRFEVIKIKPGQKDFMYGNQV